In Sphingomonas sp. SORGH_AS_0950, the following are encoded in one genomic region:
- a CDS encoding YbjN domain-containing protein — protein sequence MLESHDHETEESAPIDMLEAYFAAHGWEHERHDEEIVATVKGSWASYELRALWRDDDSVLQFLAFPDIKVTEDRRASIYEALALVNEQLWIGHFELWSNSGILLYRHAAMVDGGDEGTISLSATELLVESAIEECERFYPVFQFVLWGGKTPREALAAALIETQGEA from the coding sequence ATGCTTGAATCGCACGATCACGAAACCGAGGAATCGGCGCCCATCGACATGCTGGAGGCGTATTTCGCCGCGCATGGGTGGGAGCATGAGCGCCATGACGAAGAGATCGTCGCGACGGTCAAGGGCAGCTGGGCCAGCTATGAGCTGCGCGCACTGTGGCGCGATGACGACAGCGTGCTGCAATTCCTGGCTTTTCCCGACATCAAGGTGACCGAGGATCGCCGCGCCAGCATCTATGAGGCGCTGGCGCTGGTCAACGAACAGCTGTGGATCGGCCATTTCGAGCTTTGGTCGAACAGCGGCATCCTGCTCTACCGCCACGCGGCGATGGTCGATGGCGGGGACGAGGGCACCATCTCGCTATCCGCCACCGAATTGCTGGTCGAATCGGCCATCGAGGAATGCGAGCGTTTCTATCCCGTGTTCCAGTTCGTCCTTTGGGGCGGCAAGACCCCGCGCGAGGCATTGGCCGCCGCGCTGATCGAGACGCAGGGCGAAGCCTGA
- a CDS encoding transposase, producing the protein MGIPLRLRSAGKRSNPSRTRKPAIDWRLYKERHQIECFFNKLKRFRRIAMRCEKTISAFMGFVHLACAMI; encoded by the coding sequence ATGGGAATCCCCCTTCGACTCAGGTCGGCCGGAAAACGCTCTAATCCCAGCCGGACCCGAAAGCCGGCAATCGACTGGCGGCTCTATAAAGAGCGCCACCAGATCGAGTGCTTCTTCAACAAACTTAAACGCTTCCGTCGCATCGCCATGCGCTGCGAGAAGACGATCTCCGCCTTCATGGGATTCGTCCATCTCGCATGCGCCATGATCTGA
- the proC gene encoding pyrroline-5-carboxylate reductase, translated as MSGFPDGPIWLIGCGNMAGAMLRRWLSEGLDPAQVTVITRSGTRAPEGVRSLTALPTDERPATLMLGFKPQQLDDIAPTLSHLRPRLLLSILAGVEERALAERIPADAVVRMMPNLPVAIGQGVTAFFTRSNDPAVRAAAEALARPLGLAPWIEDEGQFDAVTALAGCGPAFVFRFIDSIAQAGVALGLDPDLARQLALATVDGAGAMAIGADASPAVLADRVASPGGSTREGLNVLDAGDALQRLMADTLAASERRNREMAAAARR; from the coding sequence ATGAGCGGTTTTCCCGACGGGCCGATCTGGCTGATCGGTTGCGGCAACATGGCGGGCGCGATGCTTCGCCGCTGGCTCTCCGAGGGGCTGGATCCCGCTCAGGTCACGGTGATTACCCGAAGCGGAACGCGCGCGCCCGAAGGCGTCCGTTCGCTGACCGCGCTACCGACTGACGAGCGACCGGCGACCCTGATGCTGGGGTTCAAGCCGCAGCAGCTTGACGATATCGCGCCGACCCTGTCGCATCTGCGCCCCCGGCTGCTCCTCTCGATCCTGGCCGGGGTCGAGGAACGGGCGCTGGCCGAGCGCATTCCGGCGGACGCGGTCGTCCGGATGATGCCCAATCTGCCGGTGGCGATCGGGCAGGGGGTCACGGCGTTCTTCACCCGCTCGAACGATCCGGCCGTCCGCGCGGCGGCAGAGGCGCTCGCCCGGCCGCTCGGCCTGGCGCCATGGATCGAGGATGAGGGGCAGTTCGACGCGGTCACCGCGCTGGCCGGATGTGGCCCGGCCTTCGTGTTCCGCTTCATCGATTCCATCGCGCAGGCGGGCGTGGCGCTCGGGCTCGATCCCGATCTCGCCCGGCAACTGGCGCTGGCGACGGTCGATGGGGCAGGGGCCATGGCGATCGGTGCCGATGCGTCACCCGCCGTCCTCGCCGATCGGGTCGCCAGTCCCGGCGGCTCGACCCGCGAAGGGCTAAATGTCTTGGATGCCGGGGATGCGCTCCAGCGGCTGATGGCCGACACGCTCGCGGCATCGGAACGGCGCAATCGGGAAATGGCGGCGGCGGCGCGGCGCTGA
- a CDS encoding VWA domain-containing protein — translation MSITFLFPVAAWLFLLVQPVTWWPMRARPHWRQAAVRVGVFACLILAMMQPSLVRRDGAGAQVYILDQRPVLGAGGQAAARRVLDRLMARAPADARLSVIQLGGAAKERVVVQDGSLSLALRKAAEAIPLGSGGAVTLIGSGLSTDDHWRDGIAAFVARGIPVNTIAVPIAPRPAFVADLRLAPARVGETLRGDVVVEGDGALHRLAVFSGDRRLVTRPSFRADGETHVAVDIPTDRAGFLPLRVELDGRGGFETLAAVQEPRHFLYLGERQQGAAGQLQRLLGPSFVVDQRAPGSLSQGFDPARWPLVMIDDLPAAHLPVAAQQSLNRAVARDGTGLFVSGGMAAFGAGGYADTPLGAALPVIARGQEKQVRPSVALAIVIDSSGSMQGDRLELAKQVARQTVRKLNGNDWVGVVEFYGARQWSVPMHHATDLPDVERAIGRMQAQGASVLFPALQEAFYGLKDLDARYKHILVLSDGGVAEDRYQQLLRHIAENRINVSTVAVGGQVDDEKSMADWARVGRGRFYSVPDEFNLVELDFKQPQTRPDPGYRSGTVAVREETRPGWSDGASLSAPPPLSGYVPTRARPDAQVLLRTDGGDPIVSSWPVGSGRVTAMMTEPLGAGTANWRSWPDYGRWVARLLAMTARSRPDLTVEALRRFDRLTITVRRNGTGTMSGTVPAITLVDANGRPQRRIDGLEERAPGLFVSDIAWPAGEPARIEVRDGDHLARTADPASSDVRPVDAMPEFMALPLASLSSRTGGWHRDDPATAPGAVQRIGGLRAIDLWPWIALLALGLYLFDIGYRRWPSRRIAGIR, via the coding sequence GTGAGCATCACCTTCCTCTTTCCGGTCGCCGCCTGGCTATTCCTGCTCGTCCAGCCGGTGACCTGGTGGCCGATGCGCGCGCGGCCGCATTGGCGGCAGGCGGCGGTGCGGGTCGGAGTGTTCGCCTGCCTGATCCTGGCGATGATGCAGCCCAGCCTGGTGCGCCGCGATGGCGCGGGGGCACAGGTCTATATTCTCGATCAGCGGCCTGTGTTGGGTGCGGGCGGACAGGCGGCGGCGCGACGCGTCCTCGACCGGCTGATGGCGAGGGCACCCGCCGATGCCCGGCTGTCGGTGATCCAGCTGGGCGGGGCGGCCAAGGAGCGCGTGGTGGTGCAGGACGGCTCGCTGTCGCTGGCGTTGCGCAAGGCGGCGGAGGCGATCCCGCTCGGCTCGGGCGGGGCGGTGACGCTGATCGGGAGCGGGTTGTCGACCGACGACCATTGGCGGGACGGTATCGCTGCGTTCGTCGCGCGGGGCATTCCGGTCAATACGATTGCCGTTCCCATCGCCCCGCGTCCCGCCTTTGTCGCCGATCTGCGACTGGCCCCGGCGCGGGTCGGTGAGACGTTGCGCGGGGATGTCGTGGTCGAGGGGGACGGCGCCCTGCATCGACTGGCGGTATTCAGCGGCGACCGGCGGCTGGTGACCAGGCCGTCTTTTCGCGCGGATGGCGAAACCCATGTCGCGGTGGATATTCCGACGGATCGTGCCGGGTTCCTGCCGCTGCGCGTGGAGCTGGACGGGCGCGGCGGCTTCGAGACGCTGGCGGCGGTTCAGGAGCCGCGCCATTTCCTCTATCTGGGTGAGCGGCAACAGGGCGCGGCTGGGCAGCTCCAGCGGCTGCTGGGGCCGAGCTTCGTCGTCGACCAGCGTGCACCAGGCTCGCTTTCGCAAGGGTTCGATCCGGCGCGCTGGCCGCTGGTCATGATCGACGATCTGCCCGCCGCGCACCTACCGGTCGCCGCTCAGCAAAGCCTCAACCGCGCGGTGGCGCGGGATGGGACCGGGCTGTTCGTCTCGGGCGGCATGGCCGCATTCGGCGCGGGCGGCTATGCCGACACGCCGCTCGGCGCAGCGTTGCCCGTCATCGCGCGCGGACAGGAAAAACAGGTCCGCCCGAGCGTCGCACTGGCGATCGTCATCGACAGTTCGGGTTCGATGCAGGGGGATCGGCTGGAGCTGGCCAAGCAGGTCGCGCGGCAGACGGTGCGCAAGCTGAACGGCAATGACTGGGTCGGCGTCGTCGAATTCTATGGCGCGCGGCAATGGTCGGTGCCGATGCACCACGCGACGGACCTGCCCGATGTCGAGCGAGCGATCGGGCGGATGCAGGCGCAGGGCGCGAGCGTCCTGTTTCCTGCGCTGCAAGAAGCGTTTTACGGGCTGAAGGACCTGGACGCGCGCTATAAGCACATCTTGGTCCTCTCGGACGGTGGCGTGGCGGAGGACCGCTATCAGCAGCTGTTGCGCCATATCGCGGAGAACCGGATCAACGTCTCGACCGTCGCGGTCGGGGGGCAAGTCGATGACGAAAAGAGCATGGCCGACTGGGCGCGGGTGGGGCGCGGCCGCTTTTATTCAGTGCCGGACGAGTTCAACCTGGTCGAACTTGACTTCAAACAGCCGCAGACCCGGCCCGACCCCGGCTATCGCAGCGGGACGGTTGCGGTGCGGGAGGAGACGCGACCCGGCTGGTCGGACGGCGCGTCGCTAAGCGCCCCACCACCGCTGTCCGGCTATGTCCCGACCCGCGCACGGCCGGACGCCCAGGTCCTGCTTCGCACCGATGGCGGCGATCCCATCGTGTCGAGCTGGCCCGTGGGCAGTGGGCGCGTCACGGCGATGATGACCGAGCCGCTGGGGGCCGGGACCGCGAATTGGCGGAGCTGGCCCGATTATGGCCGCTGGGTGGCGCGGCTGCTGGCGATGACCGCGCGCTCTCGACCCGATCTGACGGTCGAGGCGTTGCGGCGCTTCGATCGGCTGACGATCACCGTGCGACGCAACGGGACGGGCACCATGAGCGGGACCGTGCCCGCGATCACGTTGGTCGACGCGAACGGACGTCCCCAGCGCCGGATCGACGGTCTGGAGGAGCGCGCGCCGGGCCTGTTCGTGTCGGACATCGCGTGGCCCGCCGGGGAGCCCGCCCGGATCGAGGTGCGCGATGGTGACCATCTTGCCCGGACCGCCGATCCGGCCTCGTCCGATGTCCGGCCGGTCGATGCGATGCCGGAGTTCATGGCGCTGCCGCTCGCCAGCCTGTCGTCGCGAACCGGCGGATGGCACCGCGACGATCCCGCCACCGCGCCGGGAGCCGTGCAGCGGATCGGCGGCTTGCGCGCGATCGACCTCTGGCCCTGGATCGCGTTGCTGGCGCTGGGACTCTATCTGTTCGACATTGGCTATCGGCGCTGGCCCTCGCGCCGCATCGCAGGAATTCGATGA
- a CDS encoding TspO/MBR family protein has translation MSFLRWAIVIVPLILLLGFASGRAVPSGSENLWYQTLTKPELNPPGWVFPVVWTTLYIMIGLALAMIVHARGARGRGVAIGLFVVQFALNLAWTPLFFGAHLVDVALFVIVAILVVSIATTFAFARIRRGAAWLMLPYLVWLSFAGVLNWRIGQLNPNAESLVPRAQTSQML, from the coding sequence ATGTCGTTCCTGCGCTGGGCCATCGTGATCGTGCCGCTGATCCTGCTGCTGGGCTTCGCCTCGGGCCGCGCGGTGCCCTCGGGCAGCGAGAATCTCTGGTATCAGACGCTGACCAAGCCCGAACTCAACCCGCCCGGCTGGGTCTTTCCGGTCGTCTGGACGACGCTCTACATCATGATCGGGCTGGCGCTGGCGATGATCGTCCATGCGCGCGGCGCGCGGGGGCGGGGCGTGGCGATCGGCCTGTTCGTCGTCCAGTTCGCGCTGAACCTCGCCTGGACGCCGTTGTTCTTCGGCGCACATCTGGTCGATGTCGCATTGTTCGTGATCGTCGCGATCCTGGTCGTCTCGATCGCCACGACCTTCGCCTTTGCCCGTATCCGGCGCGGCGCGGCGTGGCTGATGCTGCCCTATCTGGTATGGCTTTCGTTCGCGGGCGTGCTCAACTGGCGGATCGGTCAGCTCAATCCGAATGCGGAAAGCCTTGTGCCGCGCGCCCAGACGTCCCAAATGCTGTGA
- a CDS encoding accessory factor UbiK family protein — MQADNKLFDDFAKVMNGLAGTVAGMGREAEASARSRAREWIGGLDFVSREEFEVAKAMAVAARDEADALKARLDALEARLASAPVTGAES, encoded by the coding sequence ATGCAGGCCGACAACAAGCTGTTCGACGATTTCGCCAAGGTGATGAACGGCCTGGCCGGCACCGTGGCGGGCATGGGGCGTGAGGCGGAAGCCAGCGCCCGTTCGCGCGCGCGCGAATGGATCGGCGGGCTCGACTTCGTCAGCCGCGAGGAGTTCGAGGTCGCCAAGGCGATGGCCGTCGCCGCGCGGGACGAGGCCGATGCGCTGAAGGCACGGCTCGACGCGCTGGAAGCCCGGCTGGCGAGCGCGCCCGTGACCGGGGCGGAATCCTGA
- a CDS encoding DUF58 domain-containing protein has translation MNLSSAPGFDELFDPVFLDRVNTLTLRIAAAQKGGRLADQRTSARGQGSDFADFKPYVAGDDLRAIDWNIYRRLGKAFVRVFEERQDLPVYILLDVSRSMFVESPPRIGPAMRTVLALAAVALGQQDAVSLMTVSDDMSTAMKSVSGKGGIARVAHTLADQVALGRSALAGAVARLASMRLRRGLVILVSDFFDDDGLEGVLAGLEALPHRLLLVQMVRASDADPTLLADLDGDVVIEDGEREGAGMTVTPELIARYRAAYRDFTDRLDAFARRRGATLVRMDADGDVLDQLVPVLTAGSVLP, from the coding sequence GTGAACCTGTCCAGCGCCCCCGGCTTCGACGAACTCTTCGATCCCGTCTTCCTCGATCGGGTCAATACGCTCACCCTGCGGATCGCGGCAGCGCAGAAGGGCGGTCGTCTGGCCGATCAGCGGACATCGGCGCGCGGGCAGGGATCGGACTTCGCCGATTTCAAACCCTATGTCGCGGGCGACGATCTGCGCGCGATCGACTGGAACATCTATCGGCGGCTGGGCAAGGCGTTCGTCCGGGTGTTCGAGGAACGGCAGGACCTGCCGGTCTATATCCTGCTCGACGTGTCGCGCAGCATGTTCGTCGAAAGCCCTCCCCGCATCGGCCCGGCGATGCGCACCGTTCTGGCGCTGGCCGCCGTCGCGCTGGGGCAGCAGGACGCGGTCAGCCTGATGACGGTCAGCGACGATATGAGCACCGCGATGAAGAGCGTGTCGGGCAAGGGCGGGATCGCCCGCGTCGCGCATACCCTGGCCGATCAGGTGGCACTGGGCCGCAGCGCACTGGCCGGAGCGGTCGCCAGGCTGGCGTCGATGCGGTTGCGTCGCGGTCTGGTGATCCTGGTGTCCGATTTCTTCGACGATGATGGGCTGGAGGGGGTTCTCGCCGGGCTGGAGGCGCTGCCCCATCGTCTGCTGCTGGTGCAGATGGTCCGCGCCTCCGACGCGGACCCGACCCTGCTGGCCGATCTGGACGGCGATGTGGTGATCGAGGACGGCGAGCGTGAGGGGGCAGGCATGACCGTGACGCCCGAGCTGATCGCGCGCTACCGCGCCGCCTACCGGGATTTCACCGATCGTCTCGACGCCTTCGCGCGGCGGCGTGGTGCGACCCTGGTTCGCATGGACGCGGATGGCGACGTGCTCGACCAGCTGGTGCCGGTGCTGACGGCGGGGAGCGTGCTGCCATGA
- a CDS encoding IS630 family transposase (programmed frameshift), whose amino-acid sequence MGKPLSMDLRSRALAAVDEGMSCRAAAVRFGVAAATVIRWHDQRRSTGTYAAKPQGGDTRSRRIEAHAPTILALHEARRDITLDELRRELGQAGVTVAISTLHRFFARHGITPQKKTGHAIEQDRADVLSAREDWFDGQLDLDPARLVFIDETWTATNMTRSHGRCRRGERLRMGYPHGHRKTTTLVAGLRMTGMIAPMVLDGPINGDWFEAYVRQVLVPDLGRGDVVIMDNLSSHKRAGVREAIEAAGARLMFLPPYSPDFNPIEKAFARLKAMLRRAGERTVSGLWSLIGRLVDLFQPQECANYFTSCGYDPD is encoded by the exons ATGGGCAAGCCGTTGTCGATGGATCTACGATCGCGAGCGCTGGCCGCGGTTGACGAGGGGATGAGTTGCCGGGCTGCGGCGGTGCGGTTCGGTGTGGCGGCCGCGACGGTGATCCGGTGGCACGACCAGCGCCGCAGCACGGGCACCTATGCCGCCAAGCCGCAGGGCGGGGACACGCGGTCGCGGCGGATCGAAGCGCATGCGCCCACGATCCTGGCGCTGCACGAAGCGCGTCGCGACATCACGCTGGACGAGCTGCGTCGCGAGCTGGGTCAGGCGGGCGTGACGGTGGCGATCTCGACGCTGCACCGCTTCTTTGCCCGTCACGGGATCACGC CGCAAAAAAAGACCGGGCATGCGATCGAGCAGGATCGCGCCGACGTCCTGAGTGCGCGTGAGGACTGGTTTGATGGCCAGCTCGACCTCGACCCTGCGCGGCTCGTCTTCATCGACGAGACCTGGACGGCGACCAATATGACCCGCAGCCACGGCCGCTGCCGGCGGGGCGAGCGGCTGCGGATGGGTTACCCACATGGTCATCGCAAGACGACCACGCTGGTCGCTGGCCTGCGCATGACCGGCATGATCGCGCCGATGGTGCTCGACGGCCCGATCAACGGCGACTGGTTCGAGGCCTACGTCCGACAGGTTCTCGTGCCCGACCTCGGACGCGGCGACGTGGTCATCATGGACAACCTGTCCAGCCACAAGCGTGCCGGCGTCCGTGAAGCCATCGAAGCCGCAGGCGCCCGCCTCATGTTTCTCCCGCCCTACAGTCCCGACTTCAACCCGATCGAGAAGGCCTTCGCCCGCCTCAAGGCTATGCTGCGCAGGGCCGGCGAACGCACCGTGTCGGGCTTGTGGTCCCTCATCGGCAGGTTGGTCGATCTGTTCCAACCACAGGAATGCGCCAACTACTTCACCTCCTGTGGTTATGATCCAGACTGA
- a CDS encoding retroviral-like aspartic protease family protein translates to MFLLAAIALAQANPTMRASPQPPAPAMAPAQAPLLHDTRGRPVMTVQINGKGPFPMVVDTAAQTSLMSRALATELALKPLNGGIGVNGATGSEQARLYPVDRMTNALVDARYVAMVELANGNVTDARGIIGMEFFTSRKLLIDRSTNRIAAEPSAPAGPGFATIVGSRTGEGFVQIPLTLDGVRIPALIDTGAAVTIANAAAFRLLGWADNDPRLSDGGEIRGVSAGGQKIRIARIGTLSIGKIRLSSVPVMISNDDNPKPSIILGDDLLNLFPGYSIDFPRAELHIKVPAKKLMHKGSLSSVCI, encoded by the coding sequence ATGTTTCTCCTCGCCGCCATCGCCCTGGCCCAAGCCAATCCCACCATGCGTGCATCGCCACAGCCGCCCGCCCCCGCAATGGCCCCGGCACAGGCACCGCTGCTGCACGATACGCGTGGTCGACCGGTCATGACCGTACAGATCAACGGCAAAGGCCCCTTCCCCATGGTGGTCGACACGGCGGCACAGACCAGCCTGATGAGCCGCGCCCTGGCCACGGAACTGGCGCTCAAGCCGTTGAACGGCGGCATCGGCGTGAACGGGGCGACGGGCAGCGAACAGGCGCGGCTTTATCCGGTCGACCGCATGACCAATGCACTGGTCGATGCGCGTTATGTCGCGATGGTCGAACTGGCCAATGGCAACGTGACGGATGCGCGCGGCATCATCGGCATGGAGTTCTTTACCAGCCGCAAGCTGCTGATCGACCGCAGCACGAACCGCATCGCCGCCGAACCCTCTGCCCCCGCAGGTCCCGGCTTCGCGACGATCGTGGGCAGCAGGACCGGCGAAGGTTTCGTCCAGATCCCATTGACGCTGGACGGCGTCCGCATCCCCGCCCTGATCGACACCGGCGCGGCTGTGACGATCGCCAACGCCGCCGCCTTCCGCCTGCTCGGCTGGGCCGATAATGATCCACGCCTGAGCGACGGCGGCGAAATCCGGGGTGTCTCCGCGGGTGGGCAAAAAATCCGGATCGCCCGGATCGGCACATTGTCGATCGGCAAGATCAGGCTGTCGAGCGTGCCAGTCATGATTTCGAATGACGATAATCCCAAACCATCAATTATTCTGGGCGACGACCTCCTTAATCTATTTCCTGGTTATTCAATTGATTTTCCGCGCGCCGAGCTGCACATCAAGGTACCTGCCAAAAAATTAATGCATAAAGGCTCCCTAAGTTCTGTCTGCATTTAG
- a CDS encoding pitrilysin family protein, which produces MKSAKRALWPLWLAGTATCLPAPAWSQTKPTTPVAQVASVAFERFTLPNGLTALVHTDHSSPSVFVGLWYKTGSRDEPPGKTGFAHLFEHLMFQSTAHRPQEYMAALKAIGAVGANGMTRTDDTVYFETVPTNALDSVLWLESDRMGYLDGGITQGLLDEQRRVVLNEKRQGELRPEEMAWRHFLTAFYPAGHPYAHPTIGSTEDIEGATLDDVKRWFQGHYGAGNAVLVLSGDIDVATAREKITRYFGAIRPGTPISRPLQWTPSLTETRRDRLYGDFAQTGISRSWPIPNTSPRDTTLLLLAARAMAGPKDAPLVRALVTDAKVATGVTATVNESALGSILNVAIALRPGVSPEVAEHALDAALADYAAKGPPPSRLQSIIAATDASLLRSLDDHGAVGNRLGEGEVAHGDPAYFLKQRTWINEARPDDVRTVAAKWLDRPYYELVTMPVPDRQAASADVDRSHMPPPGPFKSQIVFPPVTTMTLANGLKLVVAQRTGTATVDLSLQFADGTLTDPGVAPTIVANAFRLLGAGARTRSGEPVEQRLSQLGIQMGAQAGPWSSAVRWSVANNRLDDSFALVADLVRHPSYPQTAVEDARADAMHGVEAKARNPFAAGMPLLNRATWGDTDPRGHIPTKQDADAVSRQRLLDYQSDHIVPGDATLYVVGDVSPERARALVEKYFGNWGGPAPHPHQPMPVAPSEAKGPRLILVDAPGAPQSSITVGTLIPPFDKDRSAAENLAVAALADIGSGRLNANLRQDKGWSYGFGGEIQDAPSGSRLFVARGTVQADRTAASLAELRREFLEFVTTRPPTEAELNAQRDTMIRAATLRYSRNAAFLDSLETSGSYHLAYDRPTTLAQRLDAVTPQAMQDSARRLLRPDALTWVVIGDLATIEPQIRALGLAPVEVWDVHGRKLR; this is translated from the coding sequence GTGAAATCTGCCAAACGCGCTTTATGGCCTCTCTGGCTCGCCGGTACGGCGACCTGCCTGCCCGCACCCGCATGGTCCCAGACAAAGCCGACCACGCCCGTGGCCCAAGTGGCCAGCGTGGCCTTCGAGCGCTTCACCCTGCCCAATGGCCTGACCGCGCTGGTCCATACTGATCACAGCAGCCCGTCGGTCTTTGTCGGCCTGTGGTACAAGACCGGATCGCGCGACGAGCCGCCGGGCAAGACCGGCTTTGCGCATCTGTTCGAGCATTTGATGTTCCAGAGCACGGCGCATCGCCCCCAGGAATATATGGCCGCCCTGAAAGCGATCGGTGCGGTCGGTGCCAACGGCATGACCCGCACCGACGACACCGTCTATTTCGAAACGGTCCCGACCAACGCGCTCGATTCGGTGTTGTGGCTGGAGTCCGACCGCATGGGCTATCTGGACGGGGGCATCACCCAGGGTCTGCTCGACGAACAGCGTCGCGTGGTGCTGAACGAAAAGCGTCAGGGAGAACTTCGCCCCGAGGAGATGGCGTGGCGGCATTTCCTGACTGCCTTCTATCCCGCCGGTCATCCCTATGCCCACCCCACGATCGGCTCGACCGAGGATATCGAGGGCGCGACGCTGGATGACGTGAAGCGCTGGTTCCAGGGGCATTACGGCGCGGGCAATGCCGTGCTGGTCCTGTCCGGCGATATCGACGTCGCCACCGCGCGCGAGAAGATCACCCGCTATTTCGGCGCGATCCGCCCCGGCACGCCGATCAGCCGACCGCTGCAATGGACGCCGTCGCTGACCGAGACGCGGCGCGACCGCCTCTATGGCGATTTCGCGCAGACGGGCATTTCGCGCAGCTGGCCCATCCCGAACACCTCGCCGCGCGACACGACGCTGCTGCTCCTGGCCGCGCGCGCCATGGCGGGGCCGAAGGACGCGCCGCTCGTCCGGGCGCTGGTCACCGACGCAAAGGTCGCGACGGGCGTGACCGCGACCGTCAACGAAAGCGCGCTGGGCAGCATCCTGAACGTCGCGATCGCGCTGCGCCCCGGCGTTTCCCCCGAGGTCGCGGAACATGCGCTCGACGCCGCACTGGCGGATTACGCGGCCAAGGGACCGCCCCCTTCGCGGTTACAGAGCATCATCGCCGCCACGGACGCCTCCCTGCTTCGCTCTCTCGACGATCATGGCGCGGTCGGAAACCGATTGGGCGAGGGGGAAGTCGCGCATGGCGATCCCGCCTATTTCCTGAAGCAACGTACTTGGATCAACGAAGCGCGCCCCGACGATGTGCGGACGGTTGCCGCGAAATGGCTCGACCGCCCTTATTATGAGCTGGTCACGATGCCGGTCCCGGATCGGCAAGCCGCCAGCGCGGATGTCGACCGCAGCCATATGCCGCCGCCCGGCCCTTTCAAATCACAGATCGTCTTTCCTCCCGTCACCACCATGACGCTGGCCAACGGCCTCAAGCTGGTGGTCGCGCAGCGTACCGGAACCGCCACCGTAGACCTGAGCTTGCAATTCGCCGACGGCACGCTGACCGATCCGGGGGTTGCACCGACCATCGTCGCCAATGCCTTCCGACTGCTGGGGGCAGGCGCCAGGACCCGGTCGGGCGAGCCGGTCGAACAGCGACTGTCGCAACTTGGTATCCAGATGGGTGCCCAGGCTGGCCCATGGAGCAGCGCGGTTCGCTGGAGCGTGGCGAACAACCGGCTGGACGACTCCTTCGCGCTCGTCGCCGATCTGGTCCGGCATCCCAGCTACCCCCAAACCGCCGTCGAAGACGCGCGCGCCGATGCGATGCACGGGGTGGAGGCAAAGGCCCGCAATCCGTTCGCGGCCGGAATGCCGCTGCTGAACCGGGCGACCTGGGGCGACACCGATCCGCGCGGCCACATCCCCACGAAACAGGATGCCGATGCGGTTTCACGCCAGCGGCTGCTTGATTATCAAAGCGATCATATCGTGCCGGGCGATGCGACGCTCTATGTCGTCGGCGACGTTTCGCCCGAGCGGGCCAGGGCCTTGGTCGAGAAATATTTCGGCAATTGGGGCGGCCCGGCGCCGCATCCTCACCAGCCGATGCCGGTCGCGCCGTCCGAGGCCAAAGGCCCCCGCCTGATCCTGGTCGACGCGCCCGGCGCGCCGCAGAGCAGCATCACGGTCGGCACGCTCATCCCGCCCTTCGACAAGGATCGTTCGGCGGCCGAGAACCTCGCCGTCGCCGCGCTGGCCGATATCGGATCGGGGCGGCTCAACGCCAATCTGCGACAGGACAAGGGGTGGAGCTATGGCTTTGGCGGCGAAATCCAGGATGCCCCGAGCGGCAGTCGCCTCTTCGTGGCGCGCGGCACCGTGCAGGCGGATCGCACCGCCGCCAGCCTGGCCGAACTCCGCCGCGAGTTTCTGGAATTCGTCACGACGCGCCCGCCGACGGAGGCGGAACTGAATGCCCAGCGCGACACGATGATCCGCGCCGCGACGCTTCGCTATTCGCGGAACGCGGCGTTTCTGGATTCGCTGGAAACATCGGGCAGCTACCACTTGGCCTATGACCGTCCGACCACGCTGGCACAGCGGCTGGACGCGGTGACACCCCAGGCTATGCAGGACAGTGCACGCCGTCTTCTCCGGCCCGATGCACTGACCTGGGTCGTGATCGGCGACTTGGCGACCATCGAGCCGCAGATCCGCGCACTGGGCCTCGCTCCGGTCGAGGTTTGGGACGTTCACGGCCGCAAGCTACGCTGA